A window of Hyperolius riggenbachi isolate aHypRig1 chromosome 1, aHypRig1.pri, whole genome shotgun sequence contains these coding sequences:
- the LOC137555395 gene encoding oocyte zinc finger protein XlCOF6-like, with protein MSGSKVIDLLKLRWLMEQFGGNWSLTEVIRKTECGKYFVDKGNLVKHERTHTGEKPHSCTECGNVLFIKQFLSKCGKCFVWKSELLSPDSFENGNKPYSCSECGKCLGHKSLLVRHERSHTGEMIYSCAECGKCFGSKSDDRS; from the exons ATGTCTGGGTCAAAGGTCATCGACTTACTAAAGTTGAGGTGGCTGATGGAGCAATTTGGGGGAAATTGGAGCCTCACAGAAGTGATCAGGAAGACCG agtgtgggaaatattttgtcgataaaggaaaccttgtcaaacatgagagaactcacactggcgaAAAACCACATTcatgtacagagtgtgggaaTGTTTTGTTCATAAAGCAATTCTTGTCAA agtgtgggaaatgttttgtttggaaATCAGAGCTCCTTTCACCTGACAGCTTTGAGAATGGGaataagccctattcatgttctgagtgtgggaaatgtcttggacataaatcactgcttgtcagacatgagagatctcacactggtgagatgatctactcatgtgctgagtgtgggaaatgttttgggagtaAATCAGATGATCGTTCATAG